One window of the Camelina sativa cultivar DH55 chromosome 1, Cs, whole genome shotgun sequence genome contains the following:
- the LOC104710666 gene encoding uncharacterized protein LOC104710666, producing LLSKTLIPTGRFFLLRNFNNPAAIKTPTPPNSVCFSRRFSSTPNLIEVDIDTKTEAEAAILKKLNEFVRRIIVHNSTPDWLPFAPGSSFWVPPHQITAKKIANLVDKVTNPLTEEETLSLSSPFGWPSSSFFIPPPDDSSSTQEVEATTMDLKIPGNEMLEVKLAHYPDPIYFFKPEDGKE from the exons TTGctctcaaaaaccctaatcccaaccGGAAGATTCTTCCTCCTCCGTAATTTCAACAACCCGGCGGCGATTAAAACACCGACACCACCAAACTCCGTCTGTTTCAGCCGCCGCTTTTCATCGACACCAAACCTCATCGAGGTCGACATAGATACCAAAACCGAAGCCGAAGCCGCGATTCTCAAGAAGCTAAACGAGTTCGTTCGAAGGATCATCGTCCATAACTCGACCCCGGATTGGCTCCCTTTCGCACCTGGCTCCTCCTTTTGGGTACCTCCCCATCAGATCACCGCCAAGAAGATTGCGAATTTGGTCGATAAGGTGACTAATCCGTTGACAGAGGAAGagactctttctctttcgtctCCTTTTGGTTggccttcttcctctttcttcatcCCTCCTCCAG ATGATTCATCATCTACACAAGAGGTAGAAGCTACGACCATGGATTTGAAAATCCCAGGGAATGAGATGTTAGAAGTCAAGTTAGCGCATTATCCAGATCCGATTTACTTTTTCAAACCTGAAGATGGGAAAGAGTGA